A window of Lytechinus pictus isolate F3 Inbred chromosome 7, Lp3.0, whole genome shotgun sequence contains these coding sequences:
- the LOC129265497 gene encoding L-2-hydroxyglutarate dehydrogenase, mitochondrial-like, whose amino-acid sequence MGRLNIMHLLRKQTWDRCFPLLASPNGSLSSVRYSSKNRSYATSQRSNDFDVCIVGGGIVGLATAQELIWRQPNLKLAVVEKESQLSLHQSGHNSGVIHAGIYYTPGSLKAKLCVEGLELAYKYLDEHNLPYKRCGKLIVARNAEEIPRLDALHERGQKNGVKGLRIMNSDEIREVEPYCKGVKAIHSPNTGIVDWGQVAQYYGKNFERLGGSIFTNFEVTNFAMTTEGKTGSKEGLQHPVTLQAKSGKSLRCRYVVTCAGLYSDRVAEMSGCSKIPRIVPFRGDYLLLKSEKNYLVNGNIYPVPNPKFPFLGVHFTPRVDGSIWLGPNAVLALKREGYNLLDFSLKDMIDAASFSGLRKLAFRHLGYGLGEMYRGFNYAAQVKLLQEYVPDLKVSDVTRGPSGVRAQALDTDGNLVDDFVFDIGVGGIASRVLHVRNAPSPAATSSLSIAKMVVDKVQDTFKI is encoded by the exons ATGGGAAGGCTCAATATTATGCATTTGCTCCGAAAGCAGACTTGGGACAGATGTTTTCCGTTGTTAGCTTCACCAAATGGTTCTCTAAGTTCTGTTCGGTATTCTTCTAAAAATAG atcatACGCCACATCCCAAAGAAGTAATGATTTTGATGTGTGTATCGTTGGAGGTGGGATAGTTGGTCTTGCAACTGCTCAGGAGCTGATCTGGAGGCAGCCGAATCTTAAACTTGCCGTAGTGGAGAAAGAGTCTCAACTTT CTTTGCATCAGAGTGGTCACAACAGTGGTGTTATCCATGCTGGGATTTACTACACCCCTGGGTCTCTGAAGgctaaactctgtgtagaagGTTTAGAATTGGCCTACAAGTATCTAGATGAGCATAATCTTCCCTACAAAAGATGTGGAAAG CTTATTGTGGCACGTAATGCAGAGGAAATACCAAGACTAGATGCACTGCATGAAAGAGGACAGAAAAATGGTGTGAAGGGACTAAGGATCATGAATTCAGATGAGATCAGAGAAGTGGAACCATATTGCAAG GGTGTAAAGGCCATCCATTCTCCAAACACTGGGATAGTTGACTGGGGCCAGGTTGCACAATACTATGGCAAGAACTTTGAGAGGCTTGGAGGCAGTATCTTCACCAACTTTGAGGTTACAAACTTTGCCATGACAACAGAAGGCAAAACTGGCTCAAAAGAAG GTTTACAACATCCCGTGACCCTGCAAGCCAAGTCTGGT AAATCACTGAGATGCAGGTATGTGGTGACCTGTGCTGGTCTTTACTCTGATCGTGTAGCAGAGATGTCTGGCTGTAGCAAGATTCCAAGGATTGTGCCTTTCAGGGGCGACTACCTCCTActcaaatcagaaaaaaattaccTCGTAAATGGCAATATCTATCCA GTTCCCAACCCCAAGTTTCCATTTCTCGGTGTACACTTCACTCCTCGAGTTGATGGTAGTATATGGCTGGGTCCTAATGCTGTTCTAGCACTGAAAAGAGAAGGTTACAACCTTCTTGATTTTAGTTTGAAGGACATGATAGATGCTGCCTCATTTAG TGGTCTGAGAAAACTTGCCTTCCGCCATCTTGGATATGGACTTGGAGAGATGTACAGAGGATTCAACTATGCAGCTCAGGTCAAACTTCTTCAGGAGTACGTCCCTGATCTCAAAGTCTCTGATGTCACAAG GGGTCCCTCTGGAGTCAGAGCTCAGGCACTGGACACAGACGGCAACTTGGTGGACGACTTTGTCTTTGACATCGGAGTTGGTGGAATAGCATCTAGGGTACTTCACGTCCGGAACGCTCCTTCCCCTGCGGCCACCTCCTCTCTCTCCATAGCCAAGATGGTTGTTGATAAGGTGCAGGACACCTTTAAAATATGA